One segment of uncultured Tolumonas sp. DNA contains the following:
- a CDS encoding 3-deoxy-D-manno-octulosonic acid kinase, with protein sequence MTAPRIVKSAGQICCFDPLLAPDFTPDYFSADYWQQQNAITGQSHGRGITWFLQHESAHWVLRHYWRGGLIGRHIPDQFCYTGLRCTRSFAEFSLLQKLVDDELPVPRPVAARIVPHGWRYQADILIERIPNAEDLVQLLKCEPLPRETWQQIGQVLAQFHQAGVYHSDLNAHNILRDNDGKIWLIDFDKGAIRHPGRWQAKNLARLLRSLHKESALHPLFHWQMDDWQHLLVAYQAYR encoded by the coding sequence ATGACTGCTCCTCGTATTGTGAAGAGTGCCGGACAAATTTGTTGTTTTGATCCATTACTGGCTCCTGATTTCACCCCTGATTATTTTTCGGCGGATTACTGGCAACAACAAAATGCCATTACCGGGCAGTCGCATGGGCGAGGCATCACCTGGTTTTTACAGCATGAATCGGCGCATTGGGTTTTACGCCACTATTGGCGTGGTGGACTGATTGGCCGCCATATCCCCGATCAGTTTTGTTATACCGGTCTGCGTTGTACACGCTCATTTGCTGAATTTTCATTGTTACAAAAACTGGTGGACGATGAATTACCGGTGCCGCGTCCGGTTGCAGCGCGTATTGTGCCTCACGGTTGGCGCTATCAGGCTGACATTCTAATTGAACGAATTCCCAACGCAGAAGATCTGGTTCAATTACTGAAGTGTGAGCCGTTACCGCGTGAAACATGGCAACAAATTGGGCAGGTATTGGCGCAGTTTCATCAAGCCGGTGTCTATCATTCTGATCTGAATGCCCACAATATTTTGCGGGATAACGACGGCAAGATCTGGTTGATTGATTTTGATAAAGGCGCCATCCGTCATCCGGGGCGCTGGCAAGCAAAAAATCTGGCGCGTCTGTTACGTTCACTGCACAAAGAGTCGGCGTTACATCCACTGTTTCACTGGCAAATGGATGACTGGCAGCATCTGCTGGTGGCCTATCAAGCTTACCGTTGA